The Haliotis asinina isolate JCU_RB_2024 chromosome 3, JCU_Hal_asi_v2, whole genome shotgun sequence genome segment ACCTGAGATAATTGTCTGCAATATATGTACATTAGACGaaaatgaatgttttctgaTTTGAAAGGAAATGGTAATGCTTATAACCGATTCGAAACACTACCCATACCAATGAATGTCCCCACGTGTCGACACTAGATATAAAAGCAAGACATGTTTACGTGCTGAATGTTCTGTAAAGAGTTCACAACGAATTCATGGGAGGGGACATCCATGGCCGCGCACAGTCATTGATGGTTCTTTCACGTCTGTCTGAAGGTAATCCCGGGTCCATGCAGTACCACGTCATGCAGTCTCGGTGCTAGATGTTTGGAGAGCCGATATGGAAAGCCTGTCTGTGTGAAAGGTAACTGCCTCTAACTGGTTCGCACGTGCTTGTCTTTATTACCATCTTACACATGCATCTGTAGATGTTTGGATACCTTATATATCCTACCATGTGATAGAACATGGCCTTTTTATCATTTATGATTTAATTTCTAGGGAACACACGGGTTTGGTCTGATCTAAAATTCCCGATGCAGGAATAGAACTTTATACATTGTAGAAAGAGTTCAAAATACGTGAGCTTTCTTCACCATTATTAAAAAGAGAATCCGTAATATATTTGTCTGTATCGGTAGCGAATATTGCCTAATCACAGATTCCATAAGCAAAACGATTCTTAAACAATGATGTGTCCTTCATTATTTTATGAAACTACAGGGGGAAGGACCTTTTCTCCGTTGAGATCCCAACAACAGAGAAGAGATAAGAAGAGCAGATACGGAGACAACTTACTTCATGAAGCCTGCAGAGAGGGTGACGTAAGTCAGGTGCGAGCAATCATGTCTAAGGGTCAAGTCGACATTGACAGCAGAGAGGGAGAGTTCGGGAGGACGCCAGTGATGTTGGCAGCACGAGGGGGACATAGAGTTATGTTTgaatttctaagagaaaaaggTTGTAATATGTCCCTTCTTGATAATAAGGAGAACAACATTCTTCATATGGCCTGCTATGGAGGACATATTGCGATCGTGAAATTTGTTCTCTCGCTTGACATtgtggacatcaacagtagagaaCATTATGGTAGGACGTGTGTGATGGTAGCAGCACACCGGGGGAGAATGGATGTTCTAAAATACCTTCTCAAAAGGGGAGGCGATGTGTCCCTGTTGGATAAAACCGGTGAGAACATTCTTCATATAGCCTGTAGAGGAGGACATGTggagatggtgaaatatatcaTCTCACGGGACTATGTGGACATAAATAGCAAAGGACGTGATGGTAGAACAGTCGGGATGGTCGCAGCACAGTTTggatacagaaacatatttgaCTTGTGTGCATGTGCAGGTTGTAACTTGTCTGCAGTTGATGCTGAAGGCAACAACATTCTTCATGTGGCCATACTTGGAGGACATCAGGGGATGGTGAAGCATGTACTCGCACAGAGACATGTGAATATCAATAGTAGAGGAATGAATGGGAAGACACCATTAATATTTGCAGCATTCGAGGGACATAAAGATGTGTTTTACTCAATACTGGATGAAGGAGGTGCTCCTTCATTTGTAGACAAgaatggtgacaacatcctACATTGGGCGTGTCGTGGAGGACACGCagagatggtgaaatatattaTGTCACAGAACTTTACTGATATAAACAGCAGAGGACGTGACGGAAGGACACCAATCATGGTGGCAGCAGCTTATGGACGTAGACGGGCATTTGACTTGGTA includes the following:
- the LOC137278853 gene encoding ankyrin repeat domain-containing protein 50-like, whose product is MSKGQVDIDSREGEFGRTPVMLAARGGHRVMFEFLREKGCNMSLLDNKENNILHMACYGGHIAIVKFVLSLDIVDINSREHYGRTCVMVAAHRGRMDVLKYLLKRGGDVSLLDKTGENILHIACRGGHVEMVKYIISRDYVDINSKGRDGRTVGMVAAQFGYRNIFDLCACAGCNLSAVDAEGNNILHVAILGGHQGMVKHVLAQRHVNINSRGMNGKTPLIFAAFEGHKDVFYSILDEGGAPSFVDKNGDNILHWACRGGHAEMVKYIMSQNFTDINSRGRDGRTPIMVAAAYGRRRAFDLVLSKGGDASLVDTNGDNIVHWVCTGGHVEMVKYIIAQNFTDINSKGKNGKTPIMAAAARGYRVVFDLVMSKGGDASCVDTNGDNILHWVCRGGYAEMVKYVLSQNFTDVNSRGHYGRTPIMVAAAQGHRRVFDLLMSNGGNVSLVDTNGDNILHLASWQGHVLILKHILSKTIVDVNAKDKRGCTAAMLVKKRKCKEMYNLLTLLGQ